Proteins co-encoded in one Gossypium arboreum isolate Shixiya-1 chromosome 11, ASM2569848v2, whole genome shotgun sequence genomic window:
- the LOC108471692 gene encoding F-box/kelch-repeat protein SKIP25-like yields the protein MEITVQCCKQSKNDPFDDNDSENGTFLPGLPDDLAQRCLSSLSPSLLFSVCHSWRRLLYSPSFPPFFSLYALLSPLHNPTMALPREVPQSTIVFFSFDPISSSWRSLPSPPQNPSFHLLRRHPSFLSRNLPIQSLTVSNQLIVIAATTQNLFPALSSPLVFHPESNIWFYGPQISAPRRWCAAGSAQGVVYMASGFGSHYQGDVARSLEQWDLNKKRENWVWENKAGFKDGRFSREAVEAVGCRGKLCMVNVKGNALKEGAVYNVGLDKWEDMPVGMVAGWNGPAASMDEDEIYVIDEVKGRLSKYDGEKDCWVKVIELEQLKRAEHIAAGRGKICAVSAKGERIIVVDVRDKPTRFWEVEPPCGLEVVAVHVLPRMISRQH from the coding sequence ATGGAAATCACTGTTCAATGCTGCAAGCAATCTAAGAATGATCCCTTTGATGATAATGATTCTGAAAATGGAACCTTTTTGCCAGGCCTCCCTGACGATCTTGCTCAACGCTGTCTCTCTTCTCTTTCtccttctcttcttttctctGTTTGCCATTCATGGCGTCGCCTCCTTTACTCTCCTTCTTTCCCTCCCTTTTTCTCCCTCTATGCTCTTCTTTCTCCTTTGCATAATCCCACTATGGCACTCCCTAGAGAAGTTCCTCAATCCACAATTGTATTCTTCTCCTTTGATCCAATATCGTCATCTTGGAGATCTCTTCCTAGCCCTCCTCAAAACCCTTCTTTCCATCTCCTCCGTCGTCACCCTTCTTTTCTTTCTCGCAACCTTCCAATCCAATCCTTGACAGTCTCCAACCAATTAATCGTCATAGCTGCCACCACTCAAAATCTTTTCCCAGCTCTTTCCAGCCCTTTAGTCTTCCACCCAGAGTCTAACATCTGGTTTTATGGCCCCCAAATCTCCGCCCCTCGTCGGTGGTGTGCTGCAGGCTCAGCCCAAGGTGTGGTCTACATGGCAAGCGGTTTTGGCTCCCATTACCAAGGAGATGTAGCAAGGTCATTGGAACAGTGGGACCTAAACAAGAAGAGAGAAAATTGGGTATGGGAAAACAAGGCGGGGTTTAAAGATGGAAGGTTTAGTAGAGAAGCAGTGGAAGCAGTTGGGTGTAGAGGGAAACTTTGCATGGTTAATGTCAAAGGAAATGCATTGAAAGAAGGTGCAGTTTATAACGTGGGATTGGATAAGTGGGAAGACATGCCTGTAGGGATGGTTGCTGGTTGGAATGGACCAGCAGCCTCGATGGATGAAGATGAGATTTATGTGATTGATGAAGTGAAAGGAAGGTTAAGCAAATACGATGGTGAAAAAGATTGTTGGGTGAAAGTGATCGAGTTGGAACAGCTTAAACGTGCAGAACATATAGCAGCAGGGAGAGGGAAAATATGTGCAGTTTCAGCCAAAGGGGAAAGGATTATAGTGGTGGATGTAAGGGACAAGCCTACCAGGTTTTGGGAGGTGGAGCCACCATGTGGGTTGGAAGTGGTGGCTGTGCATGTTTTGCCTAGGATGATTAGTAGACAACACTAG